Within Micromonospora parathelypteridis, the genomic segment GCCAACCGGTCAAGATGAAGAAGGTCGACGACGGCCCGATCCACAGTTATGGCCGCCCAGGCTGATCGAGGGTGACCGAAGGGCCCGTCGCGATTCGTCGCGGCGGGCCCTCGTCGTTACTGGTTTCAGCGGGTTGGCCAGGTGCGCCAGTGCTGCCAGGCGCGGCTCGGCGTCGGCCCCCGCTGGCCCTGGTAGCGCGAGCCGTAGACCACCGAGCCGTACGGGTGCTCGGCCGGTGAGGAGAGCCGGAAGATGCAGAGCTGCCCGATCTTCATGCCCGGCCAGAGGGTGATCGGCAGGTTCGCCACGTTGGACAGCTCCAGCGTCACGTGACCGGAGAAACCGGGGTCGATGAAGCCGGCGGTGGAGTGCGTGAGCAGCCCGAGCCGACCCAGCGAACTCTTCCCCTCCAGTCGGCCGGCGAGCTGGTCGCCCAGCGAGATGACCTCCAGCGTCGAGGCGAGCACGAACTCCCCCGGGTGCAGCACGAACGGCTCGCCGTCGGGCACCTCGACCGCCGAGGTCAGGTCGTCCTGCTGCATCGCCGGGTCGATGTGGGTGTAGAGGTGGTTGTTGAAGACCCGGAACAGCCGGTCGAGCCGCACGTCGATGCTGGAAGGTTGAACCAGGGTGGGCTCGAACGGCTCCAGGCCCAGCGTGCCGGCCTTGATCTCGGAGACCAGGTCACGGTCGGAGAGCAGCATCGGACCACCATAGCCGCGCTGCCCAAAGCTCTGGGATTCGGTGGCAGTGACCAGCGAGTCGAGGTCGCTGCTCGTACATTTGTTCGATAGAATGCCCACATGGCTTCCTGGTCCGAATTCGCCGCCGACGAGCCCCGACTCGCCGACGGGATCCGCGTTCTCCTCCAGCAGTACGGGCCGGGCTTCGGCTACCTGGCCACGGTCCGCGCCGACGGCGGGCCCCGGGTCCATCCCGTCTCGCCGGTCATCACCGATGAAGGCCTGTTCTGCTTCATCATCGACTCCCCGAAGCGCCGTGACCTCGAACGTGACGGCCGTTACGCGCTGCACTCGTTCCCTCCGGAGGAGAGCGACGACGAGGCGTACGTGGCGGGTCGTGCCCGCCCGGTGACCGATCCGGCGCGGGTGGCCCGGTTGGCGCAGGGCGCTCGCGCGGAGCCGCAGGTCGACTGGCAGCTCTTCGAGTTCACCGTCGACGTGGCGATGCTGACCCGCCGCGAGCAGCACCTCGCCGGCGTCCCGGGCCTCGCGCCGGGCCGGCCGGCCGTCCGGGTCTGGCTCGACCCGCACGCCCCGTCGGCGGCAGCCGCGCCGCTCGCCGTACCGCAGGCGCGCGCGACCCGTCTCAGCCGCGACGTCCAGTACACGGCCGCCTGACCGCGGCCGGACCCTGAGCCGAGAGGCCGGTGCCGACTCCGTCATGACGGAGCCGGCACCGGGTGTACGCGCAAGAGCAGCACCATGCAGGGGTGCCTGGGTGCACAGGCTGGGCGACTCGGGTACAGTGGTGCCGCTTGCGGGTGTAGTTCAATGGCAGAACATCAGCTTCCCAAGCTGACAGTGCGGGTTCGATTCCCGTCACCCGCTCCACCGTGAGGCCCCAGCTCAGGACAAATTTCCTGGCCGGGGCCTCATTCGTTGCTATCAATTCTCGCGCTTACCGAGCCCGCGCGGGAGTCACTTTGTTCGCCGCCACTTGCGGCGTTTGCGGGATGGTTTGAGCGCTTCGGGCGCCAGCAGTGGATCCTCGGTGAGTGGCTGCCCCGGCCGGTCGGCCCAACGGCTCCAGGTCTTGCCGCATGACCTGCAGAACAACGGGGTCTTGCAGACGAACCGATCATCTTCGTCGCGACGAGTTAAGGCGAAGCCGAGTAGCCGCAGCTCGCCACCGCAGCCGGGGCAGGTCTCGCCCTGCCATTCGGAGCCGACCATGCATCGGAGGATGCCACACCCTTGGGCGGAGCTGCGGCCTCCGCTGGCTGGCCCAGCGCTGGACTGCATCGAACCAGGCCGCCAGAAATCCACACCCGGCGGGGGACCACCGGGGCCGTGATCGTCGTACCGTTCTCCGATGGTGTCGGACCTGGTGCGCTACTACGACGATTTCCTGGCTGACCGGGACTGGCTCGCCGAGGGGCTGAGCTGGGCGGTGGTTCAGCCGGCCAGTGCCGAGGCCACTGTCGACGGAGTGATCAAGCGCTTGCGGGCCAGGCGCGTCGAGCCGGGTGACAAGCACGCCGGCGAACTCGCCGACCTGGCCCAGATCGGCCCCGACGTGGTGGTCTTCCAGGACAACGGCTGCGCCCTGAGCCGGCCTGAAGTCCTGCGCTGGCTCAGCGACGGCACGCGGGTGCATACGGTCGACTGGACCATCAACGGCAACGGCGGCGTCACCTATGCGGTGTACGGCAAGGTGCTCGCCCGGATGGACATGAACGATCCGGACCGGCGGCATGGCGATGACCCGTCTGCTTTCGCCGACGATCTGGACGACGTGCGCGCCGCGCTGGGGACCGAGTATGTGAGATCCGCGGTGATGGCGTTTGTCGAGCGGCGGACCGGCGTGCGGCTGCCGGCCGAGTGGATGAGCGACGAGGGCGCCGACACGGAGGCCGGGCCGTGGGTGACGGTGAGTCTTGGCGCGTTTCCGTCCGACCCGAGGCCACCCTCGAACTTCGGTCACTACGAGCCCGATCTCGACGCGCGACTGCGGGCCGCGCCGGAGACGGTACGGCGAGCGGCACTGACGCTTGCCTTGCGAGCGGTAACGACGCGGTTCAGGTTCAGCGATGAGGAGCTGGCGAGGCAGGCGGTGGAGGCCGTCGAGCGGGGCCTCACCCTGGACCAGGAAACCCGGTCGAGGATCGCCTACCTCAAGGCGCATGGCGACGACGTGCATGCGTGTTCGTCCGCCGTCCACGCCCTGCACACGGCGATCGGCAGCGGGGTGGACGCTGTCGACGCGGTGGGTGCCGCGCGGCACGCGATCGTCGACGAATGGCCGGCAGTGCGCCGGGACCTGTACCGCCTGGTCCGAGAGACTGGCTGACCGCAGGAGAGGGCTGCAACAGGTTCGCCCCGACCGGCAATAGTCAGGTGTGACGAGCCAGATACAACCGTCTGACCAAGATCTGTGGTCGACCATCGCCGCCGGTGACGAGGTCGCCTTCGGCCCGATCCAGCGGCTCCTACTTGTATCGACCGAGGCCGACGGGGGTGACGTCGCGGTGACCGGTCGGGTCAGCGCTCGGGTGCAACGGCTGGTGCTCGAACACGGCGACGGGCAGACGACCACGGCGCGGATGGTCAACGGGGTGTTCGGTCTGATCACCGAGGATGCCAACACCAACGAAGACGCGGAGTTGGTCAGTTATGACACCACCGGAGCCGAGATCGACCGCCGGTTGCTGTTTCGTCCGTCCGACCAGTTCGATCACTGTTACGAGGACTCCGCCGGCACCCTCGTCTACGGCGAGCCGGGAGCTGCCTGCCGACCTGCCGAGCGCTGGGGGCATTAGGCAGGCGTCGCTATCGGGCGTCCAGCCCGCCCGTACGGCAAATCATTGCTCGTGCCCGTTCGGCCGCGGGGCGCTGGCCAACTGCTGGTGGCGTTGGAGGAGTTCCCGCAGCGCGTTGATCTCGGCAGTCAACGCGGCCTGCCCCTGCTGGGTGATCCTGATCCAGGTCTTGGGCCTTCGGCCGTGGTAGCCCCTCTCGATCTGGACCAGGTCGGCCTCCTCGAGAACGGCGAGGTGTCGGGAGAGGTTGCCGGCGGTGAGTTCGAGCGCGTCGCGGAGGTAGGCGACCTCCACCCGCTCGGCCTCCGCGGCGATGGTGAGGATGCCGAGCCGGTTGCGCTGATGGACGGTGTCGCTGAGGCCGTTCGTCGGGTGCCCACCGTTGCCGGGGCCGGTGGCCGCTTCGTTGGCGCCATCGGCACTGCTCATGACGAATTCCTGTTCGTGGCGACGAGGGCGATGGTGCCGCCGACCAGCAGGATCGGTGCCGGCAGCAGGGCCGCCAGCAGGAAGCTGAAGCGGCTCAGGTCCCCCGGTTCGAATTCCGTGGTCTGGAAGTAGATGTTAACGAGGACGACCGCCGCGGCGTAGCACACGGCCACAGCCGTGAGGCCGCGACTGCGTTCCAGGCGGGCCAGGACCAGCAGGCCCA encodes:
- the dcd gene encoding dCTP deaminase, whose translation is MLLSDRDLVSEIKAGTLGLEPFEPTLVQPSSIDVRLDRLFRVFNNHLYTHIDPAMQQDDLTSAVEVPDGEPFVLHPGEFVLASTLEVISLGDQLAGRLEGKSSLGRLGLLTHSTAGFIDPGFSGHVTLELSNVANLPITLWPGMKIGQLCIFRLSSPAEHPYGSVVYGSRYQGQRGPTPSRAWQHWRTWPTR
- a CDS encoding transcriptional regulator, producing MSSADGANEAATGPGNGGHPTNGLSDTVHQRNRLGILTIAAEAERVEVAYLRDALELTAGNLSRHLAVLEEADLVQIERGYHGRRPKTWIRITQQGQAALTAEINALRELLQRHQQLASAPRPNGHEQ
- a CDS encoding pyridoxamine 5'-phosphate oxidase family protein, with amino-acid sequence MASWSEFAADEPRLADGIRVLLQQYGPGFGYLATVRADGGPRVHPVSPVITDEGLFCFIIDSPKRRDLERDGRYALHSFPPEESDDEAYVAGRARPVTDPARVARLAQGARAEPQVDWQLFEFTVDVAMLTRREQHLAGVPGLAPGRPAVRVWLDPHAPSAAAAPLAVPQARATRLSRDVQYTAA
- a CDS encoding DUF6461 domain-containing protein, yielding MRYYDDFLADRDWLAEGLSWAVVQPASAEATVDGVIKRLRARRVEPGDKHAGELADLAQIGPDVVVFQDNGCALSRPEVLRWLSDGTRVHTVDWTINGNGGVTYAVYGKVLARMDMNDPDRRHGDDPSAFADDLDDVRAALGTEYVRSAVMAFVERRTGVRLPAEWMSDEGADTEAGPWVTVSLGAFPSDPRPPSNFGHYEPDLDARLRAAPETVRRAALTLALRAVTTRFRFSDEELARQAVEAVERGLTLDQETRSRIAYLKAHGDDVHACSSAVHALHTAIGSGVDAVDAVGAARHAIVDEWPAVRRDLYRLVRETG